One genomic segment of Vulpes vulpes isolate BD-2025 chromosome 2, VulVul3, whole genome shotgun sequence includes these proteins:
- the EPGN gene encoding epigen, with amino-acid sequence MAFGVPVSVYLLFKAMTALTQEAAMPGTPPTTIQQSNWTANKTEVDYTEGPIALKFSHPCLEDHNSYCINGVCAFHHELEKAICTCFTGYTGERCEHLTLTSYAVDSYEKYIAIGIGVGLLLSGFLAIFYCYIRKRCLKLKSPYNICSGGRPL; translated from the exons ATGGCTTTCGGAGTTCCAGTCTCTGTCTATCTCTTATTCAAAG CAATGACGGCCTTGACTCAAGAGGCAGCCATGCCGGGAACACCTCCAACCACAATCCAGCAAAGTAACTGGACAGCTAACAAAACAGAAG TTGACTACACAGAAGGACCCATAGCCTTGAAGTTCTCACATCCTTGCCTGGAAGACCACAATAGTTACTGCATCAATGGTGTTTGCGCATTCCACCATGAGCTGGAGAAAGCCATCTGCAC gtgttttacTGGTTATACTGGAGAAAGATGTGAGCACTTGACCTTAACTTCATATGCTGTGGATTCTTACGAAAAATACATTGCAATTGGGATTGGCGTTGGATTATTATTAAGTggttttcttgctattttttacTGCTACATAAGAAAGag GTGTCTAAAACTGAAATCACCTTACAACATCTGTTCTGGAGGAAGacccctgtga